From a single Lentimicrobium sp. L6 genomic region:
- a CDS encoding TetR/AcrR family transcriptional regulator, producing MRVKDFSKIDLVFKSTLKLIKSQGIAGITMSKIAKESSLATGTLYIYFKNKEELINALYHKIEKDASARFVQGYHPDLAFKQCLKTVWVNYLKHRIEFHEESIFMEQYYYSSYITIAQKQLAEEMKQPVYNIINRGKEEGFISNKIETEMLFSAMIGFIRELADEHIENRFLMIKNRINQAFELSWKMITN from the coding sequence ATGAGAGTAAAAGATTTTTCAAAAATAGACTTGGTTTTTAAATCTACCCTGAAATTGATCAAGAGTCAAGGGATAGCTGGAATCACTATGTCAAAGATAGCGAAAGAATCTTCACTAGCTACGGGAACCCTTTATATTTACTTTAAAAACAAAGAAGAGCTGATCAATGCCTTATACCATAAAATAGAGAAGGATGCATCAGCACGATTTGTTCAGGGATATCATCCTGATTTAGCATTCAAGCAATGCTTAAAAACAGTTTGGGTTAATTATCTGAAGCACAGAATAGAGTTTCATGAAGAAAGTATCTTTATGGAACAATATTATTACTCTTCTTATATCACTATAGCCCAAAAACAATTGGCTGAAGAGATGAAGCAGCCAGTTTACAACATCATCAACAGAGGAAAAGAGGAAGGTTTTATATCCAATAAAATAGAAACTGAAATGCTCTTCTCTGCAATGATTGGCTTTATTCGTGAATTGGCCGATGAGCATATCGAGAATCGCTTCCTA
- a CDS encoding SulP family inorganic anion transporter: MKQLIRNFTKNPKNDILSGFTVALALVPEAVAFSFVAGIDPLVGLYGAFMMGIITALFGGRPGMISGATGAMAIVMVHLIQQGNQVGLTLESPIENLGLQWLFITLLFVGVIQMLAGFFKLGKFVRLIPHPVMLGFVNGLAIVIFLSQLSLFKTNVGGVQEWMQGSQLWIMLGLIALTMGIIQFLPKLTKKIPASLVAILVIATITNLGGLDVSTVGSFIADGGGNGIQGSLPTFQIQIFSLFDTISGHWGLVFSTAFLLAAVGLIESLMTLNLVDELTETRGSGNREAVAQGGANFINGLFGGMGGCAMIGQSVINVNSGGRGRLSGVFASLSLLVFILFASTYIESIPIAALVGVMFMVVIGTFAWSSFRIMHKIPKSDALVLVVVSAITVWQDLAIAVISGVIISAVVFSWKNATMIRARKRMKEDGTKVYEIWGPLFFGSVQTFNTKFDIKGDPEKIELDFIESKVSDHSGIEALLNLTNKYIASGKQVTLTHLSPECQKLIVKANPEMAGLIEKSIDDPRYYVVTDMLDAEV; this comes from the coding sequence ATGAAACAACTCATTAGAAACTTTACCAAGAATCCCAAAAACGATATTTTATCTGGTTTTACCGTGGCATTGGCCTTGGTGCCAGAAGCAGTAGCTTTTTCTTTTGTAGCAGGTATAGATCCATTGGTCGGTTTATATGGTGCCTTTATGATGGGAATTATTACCGCATTATTTGGAGGAAGGCCTGGTATGATTTCTGGAGCAACAGGAGCGATGGCGATTGTAATGGTTCATTTGATTCAGCAAGGAAATCAAGTGGGTTTAACTTTAGAGAGTCCTATTGAGAATTTAGGTTTACAGTGGTTATTCATCACCTTATTATTTGTTGGTGTGATACAAATGTTAGCCGGTTTCTTTAAATTGGGTAAGTTCGTTCGATTAATTCCACATCCCGTAATGCTTGGTTTTGTGAATGGATTAGCCATTGTGATATTTCTTTCTCAATTAAGCTTATTCAAAACCAATGTGGGTGGTGTTCAAGAATGGATGCAAGGATCACAACTTTGGATTATGTTGGGCCTCATTGCTCTCACCATGGGAATTATACAGTTTCTACCAAAACTGACTAAAAAGATTCCGGCGTCTTTAGTTGCGATTTTGGTCATTGCAACCATCACAAACTTAGGTGGTTTAGATGTTAGTACTGTAGGCTCTTTTATAGCCGATGGAGGAGGGAATGGTATTCAAGGTTCTCTTCCAACTTTTCAAATTCAGATTTTTAGTTTATTCGATACCATTTCTGGTCATTGGGGATTGGTATTCTCTACCGCATTTTTATTAGCGGCTGTAGGTTTAATAGAGAGTTTAATGACTTTGAATTTGGTGGACGAGTTAACAGAGACTAGAGGTAGTGGAAACCGTGAGGCAGTAGCTCAAGGTGGAGCCAACTTCATTAATGGTTTATTTGGTGGTATGGGTGGTTGTGCTATGATTGGTCAATCTGTAATTAATGTGAACTCTGGAGGACGAGGTCGATTGTCTGGTGTATTTGCTTCATTATCATTATTGGTATTTATTCTATTTGCTTCCACTTATATTGAGAGTATTCCTATCGCTGCTTTAGTAGGTGTTATGTTTATGGTAGTGATTGGTACTTTTGCCTGGAGTAGTTTTAGAATTATGCATAAGATTCCTAAATCAGATGCTTTAGTTTTAGTGGTTGTTTCAGCGATTACGGTTTGGCAAGATTTAGCTATTGCAGTGATTTCAGGTGTTATTATTTCGGCAGTCGTGTTTTCATGGAAAAATGCAACGATGATTAGAGCCAGAAAAAGAATGAAAGAGGATGGTACTAAGGTTTATGAAATCTGGGGACCATTATTCTTTGGATCTGTTCAAACATTCAATACCAAATTTGATATAAAAGGAGACCCTGAGAAGATTGAGCTAGATTTTATTGAGTCAAAAGTGAGCGACCATAGTGGAATAGAAGCTTTGCTTAACTTGACTAATAAATATATCGCTAGTGGCAAACAAGTTACCTTAACTCACCTGAGTCCCGAATGTCAAAAGCTTATTGTAAAAGCTAACCCTGAAATGGCTGGTTTGATTGAGAAGTCTATTGATGACCCACGTTATTATGTGGTGACTGATATGTTGGATGCTGAAGTTTAA